The following nucleotide sequence is from Roseivirga sp. BDSF3-8.
GTACAGGCATCCAGAGATACAGAAAATGAAGGTTCTGATGCTAAAGGAATTGCCAAACGTTTGGGATACCTTGTTAGTGGTATTATGTATGGCTTCTTATCCTATTATGCGGTAAGGCTTATCGTTAAAACTGGCGGAGGAGGATCCGGTGGATCCAGAGAAACTCTGGTGGCTAAATTATTATCACAACCCTTCGGCCAGTGGCTGGTAGGTATTGTAGCTCTCTTCTTTATTGTTAAGGGCGTAAGGCAAATTATTAAAGCCTATACAGGATCTTTTAAAAAGAAAGTACAACAGTCATCAATCAGTGCCGATAAAAAACGTCTTTTTACTAAGTGGGGCAGACTCGGGTATTACAGTCGTGGAGTGATTCTACTGATTGTGGGATATATGTTTGTGAAGGCTGCTCTACAAGCTAATCCTAGCCAGGCAGGGGGCACGCAAGAAGCATTTGGTTACCTTCAGAGCACTTCCTATGGACCCTGGTTGATGGCTCTCATCGCTATCGGACTTATTGGCTATGGTATTTTTACCTTTATCAAAGCCAGATATAGAACCATGAGTGGAATTAATTGGAGATAAGAACTTACATAATTTTATATCAAAAAGGTGGTCATATGGCCACCTTTTTTAGTTTGCCGCAACTACGCACAAGTATCATTTGTGGTATAAAGTAGATCTGTCAGGTCTTTTCTACCCAAAACTATTCGTTACAGTAACACGTATAAACCTTACATAATTAAGGGAAAGCAGATGATGTTGGATAATTTTCCGTTCAAATCGAAGCTAAGCTTCAAACCTCTGATTCAATACTGGGAGAATGAATCAAAAAACCCAGGCTCACCTATGGGTAGTCTGGGTAAAGAGCTAATGGTGAAACTGGAGGCTTACCCCCATTTTAAAAATATTATCGAAACTCCCGACATGATAGATGAGCATCGGGAATTTATTGAGACCATGATGTCCGTACTGTTCTCCCCTTACAAGAACAGCCGTGATGCCAGTCTTGCGATGGTACCCTTTCAGTTCAAACATATCTATGCTAACCCTGTAGCCGAAGGGATTTTGGGGGCAAGGGAAATTTTTCCAACAGACCTACGCAACATCAATCTGGATGAGATTATTCACAATAAAACACTTACTGCTTATTTTATTATTCTTAAGGAGATTTATAACTATGAGGTAAACTTCGACTTCCCTATTATTATTCACAAAGAAGATGAAGAAACCGGTCTCACCCGGTGCTTTCGTTTACAGCATAATGAAAAGTTTTGTGAGGTAATTGCCGAGAATCCTCCTGCGCTTAGTGAAAATGACATTGAGGAGTTACTAAGTAACCTTGATGACCTGGAGGCCTGGAAAGAAAAGCTTCCTCCTGAGGCATTCGAATTTCATGGCTTTGTGATCATTACACTAATTGACGTTACCGAACAGGAGGTAATCAGTTCCCTGAAATATGACCTCCTTGAGAATAGCTATAATCTGAGCACTAAAAAATTTCATGAACTTGAAGTCAAGCTGCGTAATTACTTTAAGATTCCTTCGCTTCAGCTTGGTCTTGGAGGGTTTAATCCCAGCCGGGATACGGTAGCCAACTACAAGGAACAACTTTGGAAGAGCCTGGCGCTTCAGCAGGACACAGAAATGGCTTGTTGCCATTTTTCCGGAAGTATCTACGAAAAGGTCATTTCTGAGCGCAAGCCTATGATCCTTAAATCCCTCAAATCCTGCACGGACCAGAACCTTGTAGAAGAGCGCCTCATTAGCAACGGGATAAAAAGTCTGCTCGTAGCTCCCCTGCAGTACGAAGGAGAACTCATTGGCGTCCTTGAGCTGGGGGCTCAGGTGGAAAATCAGTTCAACAGCTTCACCTTACACAAGCTTAAAGAGCTCCTACCTCTCTTTGCTGTAGCAATGAGGAGAAGTGCTGAGGAGATCCGTAATAAAATTCAGGTAATCATTAAAGAACAGTTCACCAATATCCATCCTACGGTGGAGTGGAGGTTCACTGACGAAGCCATAAAAGCCTACAAGAATAAAGGGTCTCAACAGGATGCCGACTTTGGGAATATTGTTTTCCATAATGTCTATCCAATGTATGGGTTATCCGATATCCGTAATAGTTCACTTGAGCGCAACAGGGCTATACAGGATGACCTCATCCATAACCTGAATCTGGCTAATGACGTGCTACAACAGGCACACAAGGCTAATCACTGGCCTATACTGGATGAGTATATGCACAGGATTAATAAAAAAATCAGGAAAATAAAGCCCGGGTTAGTATCTGGTGATGAGTATAACATTCACGAATTTCTTCACAAGGAATTGAACCCGCTTTTTAGCCATATAAATGAATCAAGCCATGAACTGGGTAAAGCGGTAGAGTATTATCAGGGCCACATAGACCCATCAGTAGGAATGGTTTATAACCGCAGGAAGGAGTTTGAAGATAGTTTAACCTCTATAAATACCATGATCTCTAACTACATGGACGAGGTGGAACGTGAGGCTCAGAAAATCTTTCCTCATTATTTTGAGAAGTATAAAACCGATGGGGTGGAATACAACATGTACATCGGCCAGTCACTAGTGAAAAGCAGAAAGTTCCACCCCATATACCTGGAAAACTTTCGGCTGTGGCAGCTAATGATTACTGCAGAAATAGCCAGACAGTCAGAAAAGATCAAAAGTGACTTGCCACTTCCTTTAGATAATACTCATCTAATCCTGCTTAACAGTGCGCCAATATCTATTCGTTTTCGTCAGGATGAAAAGAAATTTGACGTAGATGGTGCCTATAACATTCGCTATGAGATAGTTAAAAAGCGTATAGACAAAGCCTTTATTAAAGGAACTAACGAACGCCTGACCCAACCCGGTCAGATAGCCATCGTCTACAGCCAAAGTAAAGAAGCGGAGGACTATAATAAGTATATAGATTACCTTGTATCAAAAAAATACCTTGA
It contains:
- a CDS encoding GAF domain-containing protein; this translates as MMLDNFPFKSKLSFKPLIQYWENESKNPGSPMGSLGKELMVKLEAYPHFKNIIETPDMIDEHREFIETMMSVLFSPYKNSRDASLAMVPFQFKHIYANPVAEGILGAREIFPTDLRNINLDEIIHNKTLTAYFIILKEIYNYEVNFDFPIIIHKEDEETGLTRCFRLQHNEKFCEVIAENPPALSENDIEELLSNLDDLEAWKEKLPPEAFEFHGFVIITLIDVTEQEVISSLKYDLLENSYNLSTKKFHELEVKLRNYFKIPSLQLGLGGFNPSRDTVANYKEQLWKSLALQQDTEMACCHFSGSIYEKVISERKPMILKSLKSCTDQNLVEERLISNGIKSLLVAPLQYEGELIGVLELGAQVENQFNSFTLHKLKELLPLFAVAMRRSAEEIRNKIQVIIKEQFTNIHPTVEWRFTDEAIKAYKNKGSQQDADFGNIVFHNVYPMYGLSDIRNSSLERNRAIQDDLIHNLNLANDVLQQAHKANHWPILDEYMHRINKKIRKIKPGLVSGDEYNIHEFLHKELNPLFSHINESSHELGKAVEYYQGHIDPSVGMVYNRRKEFEDSLTSINTMISNYMDEVEREAQKIFPHYFEKYKTDGVEYNMYIGQSLVKSRKFHPIYLENFRLWQLMITAEIARQSEKIKSDLPLPLDNTHLILLNSAPISIRFRQDEKKFDVDGAYNIRYEIVKKRIDKAFIKGTNERLTQPGQIAIVYSQSKEAEDYNKYIDYLVSKKYLEKEVEYHELEELQGVKGLKALRVAVKSGQDKEEVNDISKLLKADIRRKIA
- a CDS encoding DUF1206 domain-containing protein, which gives rise to MASISHAAPSPDDKWVENFARFGYIAKGAVYVMIGGLTVAAAFNYGGQKAGKMTVFKFIDGVPGGSILLGILALGLLAYAVWRFVQASRDTENEGSDAKGIAKRLGYLVSGIMYGFLSYYAVRLIVKTGGGGSGGSRETLVAKLLSQPFGQWLVGIVALFFIVKGVRQIIKAYTGSFKKKVQQSSISADKKRLFTKWGRLGYYSRGVILLIVGYMFVKAALQANPSQAGGTQEAFGYLQSTSYGPWLMALIAIGLIGYGIFTFIKARYRTMSGINWR